The proteins below come from a single Stomoxys calcitrans chromosome 1, idStoCalc2.1, whole genome shotgun sequence genomic window:
- the LOC106093409 gene encoding uncharacterized protein LOC106093409 — protein sequence MQILKTIHRITKTNSLCSITSIARCTPSRFYAVQQPNAKEVIERYTEQDGEKILKIINNSNVNELLRYDITKGRANKLLTWRMRNGLLANLNDIFMVDGFGVKATEKFYQSLLQEPKSEDNNAGKPNRLRTAPFITPHIEPEQQMNIGSCVSLRIGVNSITWSRLELPAADYNGPCELTHWQHHELAEKKLHINELIHRCLYVNHQIPEADCYLFENPQMAQVSNNPGSVDQQNVNIQKAQVTAIMGYALASRQSRLEQMLEKKTPQNDDKLQPRSLIFYVRRFLTARLFNHLVGTERVSSEETILNMMRTYYNMDATEDYVAQKDDENTQKNGQQANDGNVALKVNVQFPVEQRDMFSKAPRYHREYLGQALLLNLTFIRLVLLQDAESIAKVSRGNKAKNEIEEL from the exons atgcaaatattgaaaacaatacATAGGATAACTAAAACTAATTCCTTATGTTCAATTACGTCTATTGCACGCTGTACACCATCAAGATTTTATGCGGTCCAACAGCCTAATGCTAAAGAAGTCATCGAGAGATATACCGAGCAGGATGGTGAAAAGATATTGAAAATTATTAATAATTCCAATGTAAACGAGCTGTTGCG TTATGACATAACCAAAGGCCGGGCAAACAAACTATTAACTTGGCGTATGCGTAACGGACTGCTTGCAAatttaaatgacatttttatgGTAGATGGATTTGGCGTAAAGGCCaccgaaaaattttatcaaagtctTTTGCAAGagcccaaatcggaagataataATGCAGGCAAGCCAAATCGTCTGAGAACAGCACCATTTATTACCCCTCATATAGAGCCTGAGCAACAAATGAACATAGGCTCCTGTGTTTCTTTGAGAATAGGGGTGAATAGCATAACTTGGTCAAGACTTGAATTACCCGCTGCAGATTATAATGGCCCTTGCGAATTGACTCATTGGCAACATCATGAGCTAGCTGAAAAGAAATTACACATTAATGAGCTCATTCATAGGTGTTTGTATGTCAATCATCAAATACCTGAGGCTGATTGTTATCTTTTCGAAAATCCCCAAATGGCCCAAGTAAGCAATAATCCGGGCAGTGTGGATCAACAGAATGTCAATATACAAAAGGCTCAAGTTACTGCCATAATGGGTTATGCCTTGGCATCGAGGCAATCGCGATTGGAGCAAATGCTGGAAAAGAAAACACCGCAAAATGATGATAAATTACAACCACGTTCTTTAATTTTCTATGTTAGAAGATTTTTAACCGCCCGTCTCTTCAATCATTTGGTGGGCACAGAAAGAGTATCATCTGAGGAGACAATACTCAATATGATGCGTACCTATTACAATATGGATGCAACTGAGGACTATGTAGCTCAGAAAGATGATGAAAACACACAAAAGAATGGTCAACAAGCGAATGATGGCAATGTCGCACTAAAAGTTAATGTCCAATTTCCTGTGGAACAAAGAGACATGTTTTCCAAAGCTCCTCGATATCATCGGGAATATTTAGGACAAGCTTTATTgttgaatttgacttttattCGTTTGGTTTTGCTGCAAGATGCAGAAAGCATCGCAAAAGTTTCGCGTGGCAACAAGGCGAAAAATGAAATCGAAGAATTGTAA